The following proteins come from a genomic window of Sebastes fasciatus isolate fSebFas1 chromosome 6, fSebFas1.pri, whole genome shotgun sequence:
- the tmem167a gene encoding protein kish-A, whose amino-acid sequence MSAIFNFQSLLTVILLLICTCAYIRALAPSLIDKNKTGLLGIFWKCARIGERKSPWVACCCVVMAFSILFLQ is encoded by the exons ATG TCGGCCATTTTCAACTTCCAGTCGCTGTTAACAGTGATTCTCCTCCTGATCTGTACCTGTGCCTACATCAGAGCGCTGGCTCCCAGCCTGATAGACAAGAACAAGACTGG GCTTCTAGGAATTTTCTGGAAGTGTGCCAGGATAG GTGAGCGGAAGAGTCCCTGGGTGGCTTGCTGCTGTGTCGTCATGGCTTTTAGTATACTGTTTCTGCAGTAG